The following are encoded together in the Raineyella sp. LH-20 genome:
- the nadC gene encoding carboxylating nicotinate-nucleotide diphosphorylase, with protein sequence MTAIFPWPDTITAALTAAGLDPRHVAEVADRTLAEDLSWGPDVTSEATLSPEATGTADVVSRKPGCLAGVPVAAAVLHTQAHRDGTTVQVDLVAADGDRVRPGDRVLTASGPLRTLLTGERSMLNLLCQLSGVATATAAWADALAGTPTRVRDTRKTVPGLRVLQKYAVRCGGGVNHRMGLGDAALIKDNHVAAAGSVAAAYAAVRRHAPQIAVEVECDTLAQVAEAIEAGAQLVLLDNMDAETARAAVDLAHPAGVRTEASGGLTLADVAAYGASGVDYISVGALTHSATVLDLGFDLRE encoded by the coding sequence ATGACCGCGATCTTCCCCTGGCCCGACACGATCACTGCGGCGCTCACCGCCGCAGGCCTCGATCCCCGGCACGTCGCCGAGGTGGCGGATCGTACGCTCGCCGAGGACCTCTCCTGGGGACCGGACGTCACCTCCGAGGCCACCCTGTCGCCCGAGGCCACCGGGACCGCCGACGTCGTCTCCCGCAAGCCCGGCTGCCTGGCCGGAGTGCCGGTCGCGGCCGCCGTGCTGCACACCCAGGCCCACCGCGACGGCACCACGGTGCAGGTCGACCTGGTGGCGGCCGACGGTGACCGGGTCCGGCCCGGTGACCGGGTGCTGACCGCCAGCGGCCCGCTGCGCACCCTGCTGACCGGCGAGCGGAGCATGCTCAACCTGCTCTGCCAGCTGTCCGGCGTGGCCACCGCCACCGCCGCCTGGGCGGACGCCCTGGCCGGCACCCCGACCCGGGTCCGTGACACCCGCAAGACCGTGCCGGGGCTGCGCGTCCTGCAGAAGTACGCGGTGCGCTGCGGGGGTGGGGTCAACCACCGGATGGGCCTCGGCGACGCCGCCCTGATCAAGGACAACCACGTCGCTGCCGCAGGATCGGTGGCCGCCGCGTACGCCGCCGTCCGCCGCCACGCCCCGCAGATCGCGGTGGAGGTGGAGTGCGACACCCTCGCCCAGGTGGCCGAGGCGATCGAGGCCGGCGCCCAGCTGGTGCTGCTCGACAACATGGACGCCGAGACCGCACGCGCCGCCGTCGACCTCGCCCACCCGGCAGGGGTCCGCACCGAGGCGAGCGGTGGCCTGACGCTGGCGGACGTGGCGGCGTACGGTGCGTCCGGGGTGGACTACATCTCGGTCGGCGCGCTGACCCATTCGGCGACGGTGCTCGACCTGGGCTTCGACCTGCGGGAGTGA
- a CDS encoding L-aspartate oxidase yields the protein MTVRLPTPRPAWQRSTGVVIVGSGAAGLSAAVHLAAAGVPTVLLTRAGLADSSTDWAQGGLAAVWDATDSADCHVQDTLVAGAGLCEPAAVRELVDGAPAAIRRLVRLGARFDRDAEGAYDLHLEGGHHARRILHAGGDASGHEVERALSAALRRAIGAPGSSVEVLEHLRAVDVLTDPAGRVRGVRVRQDDGTIGDWSAAAVVLASGGIGQVWPLTTNPTVATGDGIAMAYRAGATVRDMEFTQFHPTVLWIDPARRVPGDRGVLVSEAVRGEGAVIIDQAGRRVMAGLHPLADLAPRDVVSAAMQAHMARTGADHLLLDGRGFGERTWSERFPSILAMCRERGIDPVTTPIPVRPGAHYLCGGVAADLDGHTDVPGLYAVGEVAATGVQGANRLASNSLTEGLVAGDRVGALLATDWRSGTLRPAASRPSGATLPPAAPGLAHQGAGRDRPGSPSLAPLVDPAHRDRLRAVMDRGVEVSRTAAALDGALADLAALPTLETAGRPGGGVLDDAILDMTNLHTVATLVATAAITRTESRGCHRRADHPDPVADWQHHLCLALGTDGAPVVTRQPLADASLPTRTLPLEALA from the coding sequence ATGACCGTACGTCTCCCCACCCCCCGCCCTGCCTGGCAGCGCTCGACCGGGGTGGTCATCGTCGGGTCCGGGGCGGCCGGTCTGTCCGCCGCGGTCCACCTCGCCGCGGCCGGCGTGCCGACCGTGCTGCTCACCCGTGCGGGCCTCGCCGACAGCTCGACCGACTGGGCCCAGGGCGGCCTCGCCGCGGTCTGGGACGCCACCGACTCCGCCGACTGCCACGTGCAGGACACCCTGGTCGCCGGAGCCGGTCTGTGCGAGCCCGCCGCCGTCCGCGAGTTGGTCGACGGTGCCCCGGCGGCGATCCGCCGACTGGTCCGGCTCGGCGCCCGGTTCGACCGGGACGCCGAGGGAGCGTACGACCTGCACCTGGAGGGCGGCCACCACGCTCGCCGGATCCTGCACGCCGGCGGTGACGCGAGCGGCCACGAGGTGGAGCGGGCGCTGTCCGCCGCCCTGCGCCGGGCGATCGGCGCGCCCGGCTCCTCGGTGGAGGTGCTGGAGCACCTGCGCGCGGTCGACGTCCTCACCGATCCGGCCGGCCGAGTGCGCGGGGTCCGGGTCCGTCAGGACGACGGGACCATCGGAGACTGGTCGGCCGCCGCGGTCGTTCTCGCCAGCGGAGGCATCGGCCAGGTCTGGCCGCTCACCACCAATCCCACGGTGGCCACCGGCGACGGCATCGCGATGGCCTACCGGGCCGGCGCCACCGTCCGCGACATGGAGTTCACCCAGTTCCACCCCACCGTGCTGTGGATCGACCCTGCCCGTCGGGTGCCCGGTGATCGGGGTGTGCTGGTCTCCGAGGCCGTCCGGGGCGAGGGCGCGGTGATCATCGACCAGGCGGGGCGTCGGGTGATGGCGGGGCTGCACCCGCTGGCCGATCTGGCTCCCCGGGACGTCGTCTCGGCGGCGATGCAGGCCCACATGGCGCGCACCGGGGCCGACCACCTGCTCCTCGACGGGCGCGGCTTCGGCGAGCGGACCTGGAGCGAGCGCTTCCCGTCGATCCTGGCGATGTGCCGCGAGCGCGGCATCGACCCGGTCACCACCCCGATCCCGGTCCGGCCGGGCGCCCACTACCTGTGCGGCGGCGTCGCGGCGGACCTCGACGGCCACACCGACGTGCCCGGCCTGTACGCCGTCGGCGAGGTGGCCGCGACCGGCGTCCAGGGCGCCAACCGACTCGCCTCGAACTCGCTGACCGAGGGCCTGGTCGCGGGCGACCGGGTCGGCGCCCTGCTGGCCACCGACTGGCGCAGTGGGACCTTACGGCCGGCCGCGTCGCGTCCGTCCGGGGCCACCCTCCCGCCGGCTGCGCCGGGCCTCGCCCACCAGGGTGCGGGCCGCGACCGCCCGGGCTCCCCCAGCCTCGCCCCGCTGGTCGACCCGGCCCATCGCGACCGGCTGCGCGCTGTGATGGATCGCGGGGTGGAGGTGTCCCGGACCGCTGCGGCGCTCGACGGCGCCCTGGCCGACCTCGCCGCGCTGCCGACGCTCGAAACCGCGGGCCGGCCGGGCGGGGGCGTGCTCGACGACGCCATCCTCGACATGACCAACCTGCACACCGTGGCCACCCTGGTCGCCACCGCCGCGATCACCCGCACCGAGTCGCGCGGCTGCCACCGGCGGGCCGACCATCCCGACCCGGTCGCGGACTGGCAGCACCATCTGTGCCTCGCCCTCGGCACCGACGGCGCCCCCGTGGTGACCCGGCAGCCACTCGCCGACGCATCGCTCCCCACCCGTACGCTCCCCCTGGAGGCACTGGCATGA
- the nadA gene encoding quinolinate synthase NadA: MTDLGPDRRTWASPDGDAWRAEVRRLADEQDAVILAHNYQAAPIQDIADHVGDSLALSRIAATSAASTIVFCGVHFMAETAKILAPDKRVLIPDAQAGCSLADTITADQLRAWKAEHPGAVVVSYVNTTAAVKAETDICCTSSNAVEVVSSIPADTPVLFGPDQFLGAHVRRMTGRDNIHVWLGECHVHADISPSALVDKVHANPDAELYVHPECGCTTSALWLAESGELPAERTHVLSTGGMLDLARTATAEKVLVATEIGMLHQLRAANPRTTFEPVNPRAACPFMAMITPEKLLASLRNGTDEVEVDAGVAAKARAAVERMVAIGRTGRGE, from the coding sequence ATCACCGACCTCGGCCCCGACCGGCGCACCTGGGCCTCCCCCGACGGGGACGCCTGGCGCGCGGAGGTGCGGCGACTCGCCGACGAGCAGGACGCCGTGATCCTGGCGCACAACTACCAGGCCGCTCCCATCCAGGACATCGCCGACCACGTCGGCGACTCGCTGGCACTGTCCCGGATCGCCGCGACCTCCGCCGCGAGCACGATCGTCTTCTGCGGGGTGCACTTCATGGCCGAGACGGCCAAGATCCTCGCCCCGGACAAGCGGGTGCTCATCCCGGACGCGCAGGCCGGGTGTTCGCTCGCCGACACCATCACCGCCGACCAGCTGCGCGCATGGAAGGCCGAGCACCCCGGTGCGGTCGTGGTGTCGTACGTGAACACCACCGCGGCGGTGAAGGCCGAGACCGACATCTGCTGCACCTCGTCGAACGCCGTCGAGGTGGTCTCCTCGATCCCCGCCGACACCCCGGTGCTGTTCGGCCCCGACCAGTTCCTCGGCGCCCACGTCCGCCGGATGACCGGCCGCGACAACATCCACGTCTGGCTCGGCGAGTGTCACGTCCACGCCGACATCTCCCCGTCCGCCCTGGTCGACAAGGTGCATGCCAACCCGGACGCCGAGCTCTACGTGCACCCCGAGTGCGGGTGCACCACCAGCGCGCTGTGGCTGGCCGAGTCCGGCGAGCTCCCGGCAGAACGCACCCATGTGCTGTCCACCGGCGGGATGCTCGACCTGGCCCGGACCGCGACGGCCGAGAAGGTGCTGGTCGCCACCGAGATCGGCATGCTGCACCAGTTGCGGGCCGCCAACCCGCGCACCACCTTCGAGCCGGTCAACCCGCGCGCGGCCTGCCCGTTCATGGCGATGATCACCCCGGAGAAGCTGCTCGCCAGCCTGCGCAACGGCACCGACGAGGTCGAGGTCGACGCAGGCGTCGCGGCGAAGGCTCGTGCCGCCGTGGAGCGGATGGTCGCCATCGGTCGGACCGGGCGGGGCGAGTGA
- a CDS encoding NUDIX hydrolase: MGVDKESGRGPLRDDAGVAKYRHEAIAAVLQVRVDPVTGAMVLSVLATRRRRAPYARQWALPSGPVEVDETIGQSARRHLAAKVDLAEVAHLEQLETLSDPGRDPYDRTIATAYVGLVPWTSDPALPAAAGWLAVDALPAMAFDHAAVVRHAVARMRAKLSYTNIGFALAPEEFTMAQLRDAYAAALGHEVNATNLQRILVRRGQLVATGSLSVPGSAGGRPGKVFRFATRGLTVTDPFATLRPAGAAGHGAAPGD, encoded by the coding sequence GTGGGTGTCGACAAGGAGTCTGGCCGCGGACCGCTGCGGGACGATGCGGGGGTGGCGAAGTACCGGCACGAGGCGATCGCCGCGGTGCTGCAGGTCCGGGTCGATCCGGTCACCGGGGCGATGGTGCTGTCGGTACTGGCGACCCGCCGCCGACGGGCGCCGTACGCTCGGCAGTGGGCGCTGCCCAGCGGGCCGGTGGAGGTCGACGAGACGATCGGGCAGAGCGCCCGCCGGCACCTGGCGGCGAAGGTCGACCTTGCCGAGGTCGCACATCTCGAGCAGTTGGAGACGCTGAGCGACCCCGGCCGCGACCCGTACGACCGGACGATCGCCACCGCCTATGTGGGGCTGGTGCCGTGGACCAGCGACCCGGCGCTGCCGGCCGCGGCGGGCTGGCTGGCGGTCGACGCGTTGCCGGCGATGGCGTTCGACCATGCCGCGGTGGTCCGCCATGCGGTGGCGCGGATGCGTGCGAAGCTGTCGTACACCAACATCGGCTTCGCGCTGGCGCCGGAGGAGTTCACCATGGCCCAGTTGCGCGACGCGTACGCCGCGGCCCTCGGCCACGAGGTGAACGCGACCAACCTGCAGCGGATCCTGGTCCGGCGGGGACAGCTGGTGGCGACCGGCTCGTTGTCCGTGCCGGGCAGCGCCGGTGGGCGACCCGGGAAGGTGTTCCGGTTCGCGACCCGCGGGCTGACGGTGACCGACCCGTTCGCCACCCTGCGACCGGCGGGGGCGGCGGGCCACGGCGCGGCGCCCGGAGACTGA
- the ppk2 gene encoding polyphosphate kinase 2, with protein sequence MTEATSEHRKFGAGALGSKAGSWTSENGHVKTTHGHDRSDRGRSDNAEAGTGHDADGHGVSGDGKSSGGEKSGNGKSGNGKSGNGKSGNGKSGNGKSGNGKSGNGNGKNGKHKVMDRKIYESELLRLQAELVEMQEWVKTTGQRMVVIFEGRDAAGKGGAIKRVSEYLNPRLTEIVALPAPTERQRTQWYFQRYIEHLPAAGEIKLFDRSWYNRGGVERVMGYCTPDEYVRFLRQCPIFERMLVEDGIILRKYWFSVSAEEQYRRFESRLTDPMRRWKLSPTDIESLTKWEDYSRAKDEMFVHTDLPESRWHVVESEDKRAARINMIAHLLASVPYEHVEHPKLTLPKRPESTGYRRTDRELQHEVPDYAASLTDENVPSPYEDPEDFAR encoded by the coding sequence ATGACGGAGGCGACATCGGAGCACAGGAAGTTCGGCGCCGGGGCTCTCGGGAGCAAGGCGGGCAGCTGGACGTCGGAGAACGGCCATGTGAAGACCACCCATGGCCACGACAGGTCCGATCGCGGCCGCTCTGACAACGCCGAAGCGGGCACTGGACACGACGCGGATGGGCACGGTGTGTCGGGCGACGGGAAATCCTCCGGCGGCGAGAAGTCCGGCAACGGCAAATCGGGGAACGGCAAATCCGGGAACGGCAAGTCCGGGAACGGCAAGTCCGGCAACGGTAAATCCGGGAACGGTAAATCCGGCAACGGCAATGGCAAGAACGGCAAGCACAAGGTGATGGATCGCAAGATCTACGAGTCCGAACTGCTACGTCTCCAGGCCGAACTCGTCGAGATGCAGGAGTGGGTCAAGACCACCGGCCAGCGGATGGTGGTGATCTTCGAGGGGCGCGACGCGGCGGGCAAGGGCGGCGCGATCAAGCGGGTCAGTGAGTACCTCAACCCGCGCCTCACCGAGATCGTCGCCCTCCCGGCCCCCACCGAGCGGCAGCGTACGCAGTGGTACTTCCAGCGCTACATCGAGCACCTGCCGGCCGCCGGGGAGATCAAGCTGTTCGACCGCTCCTGGTACAACCGCGGCGGTGTCGAGCGGGTGATGGGCTACTGCACCCCCGACGAGTACGTCCGGTTCCTGCGTCAGTGCCCGATCTTCGAGCGGATGCTGGTCGAGGACGGGATCATCCTGCGCAAGTACTGGTTCTCGGTCTCGGCGGAGGAGCAGTACCGGCGGTTCGAGTCGCGGCTGACCGACCCGATGCGGCGGTGGAAGCTGTCGCCCACCGACATCGAGTCGCTGACGAAGTGGGAGGACTACTCGCGGGCGAAGGACGAGATGTTCGTCCACACCGACCTGCCGGAGTCCCGCTGGCACGTGGTCGAGTCGGAGGACAAGCGGGCGGCCCGGATCAACATGATCGCCCATCTGCTCGCCTCGGTGCCGTACGAGCACGTCGAGCACCCGAAGCTCACCCTGCCGAAGCGTCCCGAGTCGACCGGCTACCGGCGGACCGACCGGGAGCTCCAGCACGAGGTGCCGGACTACGCCGCGAGCCTGACCGACGAGAACGTCCCGTCGCCGTACGAGGACCCGGAGGACTTCGCCCGGTGA
- a CDS encoding NAD(P)H-binding protein encodes MRIAVIGATGQIGARVIETAHHDGHEVVGISRRPPTAPPVDWRAVDAADPDQLATALRGADVVVATLGLHYDIATWTAQWSPLTRSVIAAVRAAEVPMVWLDNCYPYGETTAPITEETAFAPCSRMGRVRAEVADILTTAVADGTPITVARAADFLGPGVETTLLRWSTLEKAGRAGDRRTRLAWIGDPDTTHSYASADEVARSLVALATCEERTSQPTWLLPALEPVTGREICGMLAQRSGHEVVPAVLPPAVLTVAGWVSPLVRASNDMAYLSDRDFLVDDVRFRTAFGWGPAGTVADLLDRELSAQPAN; translated from the coding sequence ATGCGCATCGCCGTCATCGGCGCCACGGGCCAGATCGGTGCCCGTGTCATCGAGACCGCCCACCACGACGGCCACGAGGTGGTGGGGATCTCCCGCCGCCCGCCGACCGCCCCGCCTGTCGACTGGCGCGCTGTCGACGCCGCCGACCCCGACCAGCTCGCCACCGCCCTACGCGGCGCCGACGTCGTCGTCGCCACCCTCGGTCTCCACTACGACATCGCCACCTGGACCGCACAGTGGAGTCCGTTGACCCGGTCGGTCATCGCCGCCGTCCGCGCCGCGGAGGTCCCGATGGTCTGGCTCGACAACTGCTACCCGTACGGGGAGACCACCGCGCCGATCACCGAGGAGACGGCGTTCGCGCCCTGCTCCCGGATGGGTCGGGTCCGGGCCGAGGTCGCCGACATCCTCACCACAGCCGTCGCGGACGGGACGCCGATCACGGTGGCACGCGCGGCCGACTTCCTCGGCCCGGGCGTCGAGACCACCCTGCTCCGGTGGAGCACCCTGGAGAAGGCCGGCCGCGCCGGCGACCGCCGCACCCGGCTGGCCTGGATCGGTGACCCGGACACGACACACAGCTACGCCTCCGCCGACGAGGTCGCCCGCTCCCTGGTCGCGCTGGCCACCTGCGAGGAGCGTACGTCGCAGCCGACCTGGCTGCTGCCCGCGCTGGAGCCGGTCACCGGCCGGGAGATCTGCGGGATGTTGGCGCAGCGGTCCGGGCACGAGGTCGTACCGGCGGTGCTCCCGCCGGCGGTGCTGACCGTGGCCGGCTGGGTCAGCCCACTGGTGCGGGCCTCGAACGACATGGCCTATCTCAGTGACCGCGACTTCCTGGTCGACGACGTACGTTTCCGGACGGCCTTCGGATGGGGGCCCGCGGGCACCGTCGCCGATCTCCTCGACCGGGAACTCTCCGCACAGCCGGCGAACTGA
- a CDS encoding aminotransferase class I/II-fold pyridoxal phosphate-dependent enzyme, producing the protein MNPTHSSLLLLSGATTDDLRARCETVLTSLDDHANHSASLDDLQSRLAVATPGRHRLAVVVSTVGETRRALHRAIDLLPDLPDLPDDPADPTDAADSGRWYAATVTDTPQRVAFLYPGQGAQRVGDQRILATLDPVFADRCAELLDSSVVPGLQPLMTAGWPETEDRTPLDSAPLDNTAINMTDAAQTVLTVLGVAATELFARLGVRPGLATGHSVGEFSALHAVGGLTAEEAVRLASERGRIMRAQLSDGEYGMVALRCSGAEAAALAESAPGVYPTCWNDGHQTVYGGTKEAFEPYVEACRAAGILATPLPAQGPFHTPLMAASRPDFAALLDDAALAAPTGHFVSTVSGHAETDPAAIRERLADQVTTPVDFRAAGVEILAAAPDVVVQLSGGESLLRMLRHDHPESSFVGVGFGGTNDNRDAVLHGLARLFVTLPGIHLAPVLAHSGVAARWRLQDVRLDRHSVIKLSAVAPHRADDPAPTQPAHPVPTANRTPRMTGSTERTTAPTAPTATAHDTTADRSRITTRGLPIADPLPTTAAAPAAQPDAVSLEAIRTALLTAMAEASSSPIAEIARGGRLAEDLGFDSLLMADTLRRLSQQVPDLRATDLALENVRTLDDLTAELARVVGASSGPTPDMDAHPAPEAFVLPDSCERTLASFPELAAFERKQAEFAATEALVPYYLPHDGIISNHTEIEGHPMISFSSYNYLGMSEDPQVQAAVVDAVHRYGTSVSAARILSGNRPLHDELEHEIADFLGSEDAVVLVGGHATNASIVPQVVAAGDIVFHDSLAHDSIQQGIRASGAARHSFPHNDMDALGTALARRRGSYRRALICVEGAYSMDGDTVPLAEIVALKERYGALLMVDEAHSFGTMGATGRGICEASGVSPSQVDILMGTLSKSMASCGGYIGGSHRFVEFLRYNLSSLVFSAGLSPANTAAALASLRVLRREPERVQRLLANADYFRTGVDRLGLDWGDGAGTPIVPVIYGDSARTLRVANALYRKGISINPILAPAVAERLTRLRVFVTAMHTREDLDAALEALAEISDATLVGASA; encoded by the coding sequence ATGAACCCGACGCACTCCTCCCTCCTGCTCCTCTCCGGCGCCACCACCGATGACCTGCGGGCCCGCTGCGAGACCGTCCTGACCTCCCTGGACGACCACGCCAACCACTCCGCTTCCCTCGACGACCTGCAGTCGCGCCTCGCGGTCGCCACCCCCGGTCGACACCGTCTCGCTGTCGTCGTGTCCACGGTGGGTGAGACCCGCCGGGCGCTGCACCGGGCGATCGACCTGCTCCCCGACCTGCCGGACCTCCCCGACGACCCCGCCGATCCCACCGACGCCGCCGACTCCGGGCGTTGGTACGCCGCCACGGTGACCGACACCCCGCAGCGGGTGGCCTTCCTCTACCCCGGTCAGGGCGCCCAGCGGGTCGGCGACCAGCGCATCCTGGCCACCCTCGACCCGGTGTTCGCCGATCGCTGCGCCGAACTCCTCGACTCGTCGGTCGTCCCCGGCCTGCAGCCCCTGATGACGGCCGGCTGGCCCGAGACCGAGGACCGTACGCCTCTCGACAGCGCGCCTCTCGACAACACAGCGATCAACATGACCGATGCCGCCCAGACCGTGCTGACCGTGCTCGGCGTCGCGGCGACCGAACTGTTCGCCCGGCTGGGCGTACGTCCCGGCCTGGCCACCGGGCACAGCGTCGGTGAGTTCTCCGCGCTGCACGCCGTCGGCGGCTTGACGGCCGAGGAGGCCGTACGCCTCGCCTCGGAACGCGGCCGGATCATGCGCGCCCAGCTGTCCGACGGCGAGTACGGCATGGTCGCGCTGCGCTGCTCCGGTGCGGAGGCCGCCGCCTTGGCCGAGTCGGCTCCCGGTGTGTATCCGACCTGCTGGAACGACGGGCACCAGACGGTGTACGGCGGCACCAAGGAGGCCTTCGAGCCGTACGTCGAGGCCTGTCGCGCGGCCGGCATCCTCGCCACGCCGCTGCCCGCCCAGGGGCCCTTCCACACGCCGCTGATGGCCGCCAGCCGGCCCGACTTCGCCGCGCTGCTGGACGACGCCGCCCTCGCCGCCCCCACCGGGCATTTCGTGTCCACGGTGTCCGGACACGCCGAGACCGACCCGGCGGCGATCCGGGAGCGGTTGGCCGACCAGGTCACCACACCGGTGGACTTCCGGGCAGCGGGCGTCGAGATCCTCGCCGCGGCGCCGGACGTGGTCGTCCAGCTGTCCGGCGGGGAGTCGCTGCTCAGGATGCTGCGCCACGACCATCCCGAGTCGTCCTTCGTCGGTGTCGGCTTCGGCGGCACCAACGACAACCGCGACGCGGTGCTGCATGGCCTGGCCCGGTTGTTCGTGACGCTGCCGGGGATCCACCTCGCCCCGGTGCTCGCCCACAGCGGCGTCGCCGCCCGCTGGCGTCTGCAGGACGTACGCCTCGACCGGCACTCGGTGATCAAGCTGTCCGCCGTCGCGCCGCACCGCGCCGACGATCCGGCGCCGACCCAGCCCGCACACCCCGTCCCCACCGCGAACAGGACGCCCCGGATGACCGGCAGCACCGAGCGCACCACGGCCCCCACGGCCCCCACGGCCACCGCCCACGACACCACCGCCGACCGCTCCCGGATCACCACCCGCGGCCTCCCGATCGCGGACCCGCTCCCCACGACTGCTGCGGCACCTGCGGCACAGCCCGACGCGGTGTCGCTCGAGGCGATCCGCACCGCCCTGCTCACCGCGATGGCCGAGGCCTCCTCGTCCCCGATCGCCGAGATCGCCCGCGGCGGCCGGCTCGCCGAGGACCTCGGCTTCGACTCCCTGCTGATGGCCGACACGCTGCGCCGGCTGTCCCAGCAGGTGCCCGACCTGCGGGCCACCGACCTCGCCCTGGAGAACGTACGGACCCTGGACGACCTCACCGCGGAACTGGCCCGGGTGGTCGGCGCGAGCAGCGGCCCGACCCCGGACATGGACGCCCACCCGGCACCGGAGGCCTTCGTACTGCCCGACAGCTGCGAGCGCACCCTGGCCTCGTTCCCGGAGCTGGCGGCCTTCGAACGCAAGCAGGCGGAGTTCGCGGCCACCGAGGCATTGGTCCCCTACTACCTGCCGCACGACGGGATCATCTCCAACCACACCGAGATCGAGGGACACCCGATGATCTCGTTCAGCTCGTACAACTACCTCGGCATGTCGGAGGATCCGCAGGTGCAGGCCGCGGTCGTCGACGCCGTCCACCGCTACGGCACCTCGGTCTCCGCCGCCCGGATCCTGTCGGGCAATCGGCCGTTGCACGACGAGCTGGAGCACGAGATCGCCGACTTCCTCGGCAGCGAGGACGCGGTGGTGCTCGTCGGCGGGCACGCCACCAACGCGTCGATCGTGCCGCAGGTGGTCGCCGCCGGTGACATCGTCTTCCACGACAGCCTGGCCCACGACAGCATCCAGCAGGGCATCAGGGCGAGCGGGGCCGCCCGGCACAGCTTCCCGCACAACGACATGGACGCCCTCGGCACCGCCCTGGCACGTCGCCGCGGCAGCTACCGGCGGGCGCTGATCTGCGTCGAGGGCGCCTACAGCATGGACGGCGACACCGTCCCGCTGGCGGAGATCGTCGCGCTGAAGGAACGCTACGGCGCGCTGCTGATGGTGGACGAGGCGCACAGCTTCGGCACCATGGGGGCGACCGGCCGCGGCATCTGTGAGGCGTCCGGCGTCTCGCCCTCGCAGGTGGACATCCTGATGGGCACCCTGTCGAAGTCGATGGCCAGCTGCGGTGGCTACATCGGCGGCTCGCACCGGTTCGTCGAGTTCCTCCGCTACAACCTGTCCAGCCTGGTCTTCAGCGCCGGCCTGTCGCCGGCCAACACCGCCGCCGCGCTGGCCTCCCTGCGGGTGCTGCGCCGGGAACCCGAGCGGGTGCAGCGACTGTTGGCGAACGCCGACTACTTCCGGACGGGCGTGGACCGGCTCGGTCTCGACTGGGGCGACGGCGCCGGCACGCCGATCGTGCCGGTGATCTACGGCGACTCGGCCCGTACGCTCCGGGTGGCGAACGCCCTCTACCGCAAGGGGATCAGCATCAACCCGATCCTGGCGCCCGCGGTGGCCGAACGGCTCACCCGGCTGCGGGTGTTCGTGACCGCCATGCACACCCGGGAGGACCTGGACGCCGCCCTCGAGGCGCTGGCCGAGATCTCCGACGCCACCCTCGTCGGCGCGTCTGCGTGA